In the Bacillus sp. HSf4 genome, GGACAACTAATTTTCCCCTGAGCTTCATCCTTCACTCTCATTTCTTGCAGGGTTTGGCATGAATTTATAGCCCAATCCGCGAATGGTGACGATATACTCCGGATTGCTCGGGTCTTTTTCGATTTTCTCTCTCAGCTTTCTGATATGCACCATGACAGTGTTGCTGTCGCCGTAAGAAGGAACCCCCCACACCTTCTCATAGATTTGATCCTTTGAAAGCACCCTGTTCGGATGATCGCAAAAGTATTGCAGAAGCTGAAGAAGCTGTGCTGAACAGTTGACGGCTTCACCGTCAACGATAAGCTCCGCGAAGTCAGGGTGAAAAGTAAAGCGGTCATATTCGTAGGCTGAAGACGCCGCAGCAGCAGCGACTTCTTTATGTATGTAGGTTCTCTTTAAATGAGCTTTAATTCTGGCAATAAGCTCCAGCGGATTAAACGGTTTTGTAATATAGTCATCCGCACCGTAGGCAAATCCGGAAAGCTTATCAAGATCAGACGTTTTCGCCGTCAGAAAAAAGATCGGGGCATTTGTGTGCCGTTTGATTTCAGGTGATATATCAAACCCGGTCTGTCCCGGCATCATGACATCAAGCAGAATTAAATGTACGGTTTCTTTTTTTACGATTTCCAGTGCCTCTTCTGCGCTGTTTGCAGTCAGCACTTCGTTGAAGCCTTCTTTCGTCAGGACGCGCTTCACCATTTGAACAATGGCATCTTCATCATCCACAATCAAAATCGCTGCATTTTCCACTATCCTTCTTTCCTTTCTCTCTATATCATGTTTGTTATATCCTCATCTTACCATCTATCTTATCTATATCGGCAGCCATTTTTATATTTTAAAGTAAAAATAAACTTTTTTAGTAATCATTTATTCCATTGGATAATGATTGGAATAAAAAAACAGACACCATTTCGATGTCTGTCATCCGGTGGCAAGCTTTTGATCCTCCGCTTTTGGCAAAAGGTCGTAAGTCAAACACACCGGCTTGCCTGTGCGCGGATCGGCTACGATCTCCGCGTCGATTTGAAATACCTCTTTTAACACTTCTCGTGTCATCACTTCATGCGGCTCTCCCTCTTTAATGATCGCGCCGCTGTTCATAGCCACCATATGATGGGCAAAACGGGCGGCATGATTCAGGTCATGGATGACCATCAAAATCGTTCTGCCTTCTTCCTGATTCAGTTTCTCCAATAATTTTAAAATATCGAGCTGGTGCGCCAAATCCAAATAGGTCGTCGGTTCATCAAGCAGCAGCAAATCCGTCTCCTGTGCGAGCGCCATCGCTATCCAGACGCGCTGGCGCTGCCCGCCTGACAGGGCTTCAATCGGCCGTTCATAAAACGGCAGCATTCCCGTGACCTGAAGCGCCCACTCGATCATGCGGCGGTCGCGATCCGTCAGTCTGCCGATCCCTTTTTGGTGCGGAA is a window encoding:
- a CDS encoding response regulator transcription factor — its product is MENAAILIVDDEDAIVQMVKRVLTKEGFNEVLTANSAEEALEIVKKETVHLILLDVMMPGQTGFDISPEIKRHTNAPIFFLTAKTSDLDKLSGFAYGADDYITKPFNPLELIARIKAHLKRTYIHKEVAAAAASSAYEYDRFTFHPDFAELIVDGEAVNCSAQLLQLLQYFCDHPNRVLSKDQIYEKVWGVPSYGDSNTVMVHIRKLREKIEKDPSNPEYIVTIRGLGYKFMPNPARNESEG
- a CDS encoding ABC transporter ATP-binding protein, whose protein sequence is MSLSANGLGIAYGEQTIVENLNLNIPKGKVTTMIGPNGCGKSTILKTLARIQRPKTGAVYLNGKAIHQLSTKEIAKQMAILPQTPEAPGGLTVYELVSYGRFPHQKGIGRLTDRDRRMIEWALQVTGMLPFYERPIEALSGGQRQRVWIAMALAQETDLLLLDEPTTYLDLAHQLDILKLLEKLNQEEGRTILMVIHDLNHAARFAHHMVAMNSGAIIKEGEPHEVMTREVLKEVFQIDAEIVADPRTGKPVCLTYDLLPKAEDQKLATG